From Pandoraea norimbergensis, the proteins below share one genomic window:
- a CDS encoding class I SAM-dependent methyltransferase produces MDKRFNDGSAGDANYGTIGVGYTQYRQPEPHIEGFIRQALGDAHSVLNVGAGAGSYEPVERSVVAVEPSASMRAQRPAHLPVAIDGVAQSLPFADASFDASMATFSVHQWPDLAAGLREMRRVTRGPVLILTCAPARLPMSWLADYAPEMIAVEARRYPSISAIEEGLGGRVEVHPVEIPLACTDGFSEAYYGRPERLLEPGARRANSAWSFVEPRVEDNFVERLRRDLDNGTWDEKYGALRTQPFFDGSLRLIVGHPV; encoded by the coding sequence ATGGATAAGCGATTTAACGATGGGAGCGCTGGCGACGCGAACTACGGCACGATCGGCGTCGGCTATACCCAGTACCGTCAGCCCGAACCCCATATCGAGGGATTTATCCGCCAAGCCTTGGGCGACGCGCATTCGGTGCTCAACGTCGGTGCAGGCGCAGGCTCCTACGAGCCGGTCGAGCGCAGCGTCGTCGCGGTAGAACCGTCGGCGTCCATGCGCGCCCAGCGTCCGGCGCACCTGCCGGTCGCCATCGATGGCGTGGCACAAAGTCTGCCGTTTGCCGATGCCTCGTTCGACGCCAGCATGGCGACGTTCTCGGTTCACCAGTGGCCCGATCTCGCCGCCGGATTGCGCGAAATGCGCCGCGTGACGCGCGGCCCGGTCCTGATCCTGACCTGCGCCCCTGCCCGCCTGCCTATGTCGTGGCTGGCGGATTACGCGCCGGAGATGATTGCTGTCGAAGCGCGGCGATACCCTTCGATTTCCGCCATCGAAGAAGGACTGGGCGGACGCGTGGAAGTACATCCGGTGGAGATTCCGCTTGCGTGTACGGACGGCTTCAGCGAAGCGTATTACGGCCGCCCGGAGCGTCTGCTCGAACCGGGCGCACGCCGCGCCAATTCCGCATGGAGCTTTGTCGAACCCCGCGTGGAAGACAACTTTGTCGAACGCCTGCGCCGCGACCTCGACAACGGGACCTGGGACGAGAAATACGGCGCGCTGCGCACACAACCGTTCTTCGACGGGTCGCTGCGATTGATCGTCGGGCATCCGGTCTGA
- a CDS encoding LysR substrate-binding domain-containing protein translates to MRDLPPLSLLRAFEATARHQSVTRAAEELFRTHGAVSRQLKLLQEHVGAPLFDKDGTGLKLNAHGQGLFALVTSVFEQLEQGYTRLRTQVKRSGLHVACSATFAMRWLVPNLADFYRQYPDVGIRLSMTSAREIRSEGADLVIAWDLTSYPEADRQRAIRLAPVAFGPVCAPGYQRRAATGTRITHDFTSSAWTYWDGQSAGKIGAGGEIAFPHTHLCIEAALSGLGVALVERRLVRKELSEGQLVAPWGFAELPFGLMALPGDGAQPPDFDNFLRWLRERLAGEAA, encoded by the coding sequence ATGCGAGACTTGCCGCCGCTATCCCTGCTGCGCGCATTCGAAGCGACGGCCCGGCACCAGTCGGTGACGAGGGCCGCCGAGGAGCTGTTTCGCACGCACGGCGCCGTTAGCCGCCAGTTGAAGTTGCTTCAGGAGCACGTTGGGGCGCCGCTGTTCGACAAGGACGGGACGGGGTTGAAGCTCAACGCCCACGGACAGGGCTTGTTTGCACTTGTCACGTCGGTGTTCGAGCAACTGGAGCAGGGCTACACGCGCCTTCGCACGCAGGTCAAGCGCTCGGGGCTGCACGTGGCATGCAGCGCGACGTTCGCGATGCGGTGGCTGGTGCCGAATCTGGCCGACTTCTATCGGCAGTACCCCGATGTGGGTATTCGGCTGTCGATGACCTCCGCCCGGGAGATTCGCAGCGAGGGCGCGGATCTGGTGATTGCGTGGGATCTGACCTCGTACCCGGAAGCCGATCGCCAGCGTGCGATTCGTTTGGCGCCGGTGGCCTTCGGGCCAGTATGTGCGCCCGGCTACCAACGCCGGGCGGCCACGGGCACGCGCATCACGCACGACTTCACCTCGAGCGCTTGGACCTACTGGGACGGACAGTCCGCGGGCAAAATCGGCGCGGGCGGGGAGATTGCCTTTCCACACACCCATCTGTGCATCGAAGCGGCACTGTCAGGGTTGGGCGTCGCGCTCGTCGAACGGCGTTTGGTGCGAAAGGAACTCAGCGAAGGGCAGTTGGTGGCCCCTTGGGGATTTGCGGAACTGCCGTTCGGCCTGATGGCGCTGCCGGGAGACGGCGCACAGCCCCCCGACTTCGACAATTTTCTGCGCTGGCTGCGTGAGCGGCTGGCAGGCGAGGCGGCGTAG
- a CDS encoding efflux transporter outer membrane subunit has protein sequence MKPMTLPSQASPPARRWPRLTFACLASLMLLSACAVGPDYQRPAVAMPTQFTELEGWTQARPDAEGPKGEWWKGFHDPLLDELMPQVEISNQTVRQSYANYQQALAEVRVARAGLFPTVGIDGSATRSRGSSGGASTSAALASHSGANIVNAAAAEGTVSWAPDIWGQVRRTIEQSSTTAQASAATLANATLSAQISLANAVIDLRITDANIALLKQTVDAYTAYLRVVADQDRAGTVPPSDLITARTQLENARSSLIALGVSRAQYAHAIAVLVGRNPESLTIAPNNALPTLPDVPIGLPSTLLQRRPDVAVAERQMASQNAAIGIAVAAYYPNITLSLSDGFSAAPVAGLFKIANYVWSLGASASETIFDAGQRSAKVDAAKAGYDAAVANYRGTVLTALQGVENDLASLRILEQQSQVLDSAVKDATDGARIALNEYQAGTVDYTTVVTATTTQLNTQQNALTVHESRLLAATALIGDLGGGWSDTTLSENDPVKK, from the coding sequence ATGAAACCGATGACACTTCCCTCGCAAGCCTCCCCGCCCGCCCGCCGCTGGCCGCGTCTAACCTTCGCCTGCCTCGCCAGTCTGATGCTGCTGAGTGCTTGCGCGGTCGGCCCGGATTACCAACGCCCGGCGGTCGCGATGCCGACGCAATTCACCGAACTGGAAGGCTGGACGCAGGCCCGGCCCGATGCGGAAGGCCCGAAAGGCGAATGGTGGAAAGGCTTTCACGATCCGCTGCTCGACGAGTTGATGCCGCAGGTGGAAATCTCGAATCAGACCGTGCGCCAGAGCTACGCCAACTATCAGCAGGCATTGGCGGAAGTGCGTGTGGCGCGCGCCGGTCTGTTCCCGACGGTCGGTATCGACGGCTCGGCCACGCGCTCGCGCGGCAGCAGTGGCGGCGCGAGCACCAGCGCGGCACTGGCGTCGCATTCCGGTGCGAATATCGTCAACGCGGCCGCCGCCGAAGGCACCGTGAGTTGGGCGCCTGACATCTGGGGACAGGTGCGCCGCACCATCGAGCAAAGCAGCACGACGGCGCAGGCCAGTGCGGCAACGCTGGCCAACGCGACGCTGTCCGCACAGATTTCACTGGCGAACGCCGTGATTGACCTGCGCATCACCGACGCCAATATCGCCCTGCTCAAGCAGACCGTCGATGCGTACACCGCGTACCTGCGTGTGGTGGCCGATCAGGACCGCGCGGGCACTGTGCCGCCGTCGGACCTGATCACGGCACGCACGCAACTCGAGAATGCGCGGTCGAGCCTGATTGCGTTGGGTGTGTCGCGAGCGCAGTACGCGCATGCGATTGCGGTGCTGGTCGGGCGCAATCCCGAGTCGTTGACGATTGCGCCGAACAACGCGTTGCCGACACTTCCCGATGTACCGATCGGCCTGCCGTCCACCCTGCTGCAACGCCGGCCGGACGTCGCGGTGGCCGAACGTCAGATGGCATCGCAGAACGCAGCGATTGGCATTGCCGTCGCCGCGTACTACCCGAATATCACGCTGTCGCTCTCGGATGGCTTCTCGGCGGCTCCGGTCGCCGGGCTGTTCAAGATTGCGAACTACGTCTGGTCGTTGGGGGCGAGTGCGAGCGAAACGATTTTCGACGCCGGGCAGCGCAGCGCCAAGGTGGACGCCGCAAAGGCAGGTTACGACGCCGCCGTTGCCAACTATCGCGGCACGGTGCTCACGGCATTGCAGGGCGTGGAGAACGATCTGGCATCACTGCGCATTCTGGAACAGCAGTCGCAGGTACTGGACTCTGCCGTGAAGGACGCGACGGACGGCGCACGCATCGCCCTCAATGAATATCAGGCGGGCACCGTCGACTACACGACCGTCGTCACGGCAACGACCACGCAACTCAACACGCAGCAAAATGCCCTGACCGTGCACGAGTCCCGCCTGCTGGCTGCAACCGCGCTGATCGGCGATCTCGGCGGAGGCTGGTCGGATACCACGCTTTCGGAGAACGATCCGGTGAAGAAGTGA